One window from the genome of Hippoglossus hippoglossus isolate fHipHip1 chromosome 10, fHipHip1.pri, whole genome shotgun sequence encodes:
- the gfpt2 gene encoding glutamine--fructose-6-phosphate aminotransferase [isomerizing] 2 isoform X1 encodes MCGIFAYLNYQVPRTRREVFETLVKGLQRLEYRGYDSAGIAVDGPDKSGNDINSNTIHLIKKTGKVQALDEELHKKDTLDLDAKLYTHFGIAHTRWATHGEPSAVNSHPHRSDKENEFVVIHNGIITNYKELKEYLIAKGYEFESETDTEVIPKLIKYVYDNRENDNVSFSTLVERVIPQLEGAFALVFKSRHFPGDAVSTRRGSPLLIGVRSEHELSTEQIPIQYNSGPLNEVVQERNSHNRPDCSDPIDSVGDGRAVEYYFASDASAIIEHTNKVLYLEDNDIAAVTEGKLSIHRLNRQAGDDPVRAIQTLQMELQQIMKGDFDAFMQKEIFEQPESVFNTMRGRICSDSDKVVLGGLKDHLKEIKRCRRLIMIGCGTSFHAAVGTRQILEELTELPVMVELASDFLDRNTPVFRDDVCFFISQSGETADTLMALCYCKDHGALTVGITNTVGSSICRETDCGVHINAGPEIGVASTKAYTSQFVALIMFGLMMSEDRLSLQKRRLEIIAGLRVLPELIKKVLTLDDKIKTIANELYEERSLLVMGRGFNYATCLEGALKIKEITYMHSEGILAGELKHGPLALIDKNMPVIMIMMRDACYIKCQNALQQVTARSGRPIILCCQDDPEVTRNAYKTIELPHTVDCLQGILCVIPLQLLSFHLAVLRGFDVDCPRNLAKSVTVQ; translated from the exons ATGTGTG GGATCTTTGCCTACCTGAATTACCAAGTGCCTCGCACCAGAAGGGAGGTATTTGAGACGCTGGTGAAGGGACTGCAGCGGCTGGAGTACAGAGGGTACGATTCAGCAG GTATTGCTGTGGACGGCCCTGACAAGTCGGGCAATGACATCAACAGTAACACCATCCACTTGATCAAGAAGACAGGGAAGGTCCAGGCCCTGGATGAGGAGCTACACA AAAAAGACACACTGGACCTGGACGCCAAGCTGTACACACACTTTGGCATCGCTCACACTCGCTGGGCCACGCACGGAGAGCCGAGTGCCGTGAACAGCCACCCTCATCGCTCTGACAAGGAGAATG AGTTTGTTGTCATCCACAATGGCATCATCACCAACTACAAAGAGCTGAAGGAGTACCTG ATCGCCAAAGGATATGAGTTTGAGTCAGAGACGGACACAGAGGTGATCCCAAAATTGATCAAATATGTTTACGACAACCGTGAGAACGACAACGTCTCTTTCTCCACGCTGGTTGAGAGAGTCATTCCGCAGCTG gAGGGGGCCTTCGCTCTGGTGTTTAAAAGCCGACATTTCCCTGGAGATGCTGTTTCCACCAg GAGAGGAAGTCCATTGCTCATTGGTGTGCGAAGTGAGCACGAGCTGTCGACCGAGCAGATCCCCATCCAGTACAACAGCG GTCCTCTAAATGAGGTAGTCCAGGAAAGGAACAGCCATAACCGTCCTGATTGCTCCGACCCCATCGACTCAGTGGGGGATGGGAGGGCTGTGGAGTATTACTTTGCCTCTGACGCCAG CGCCATCATTGAGCACACAAACAAGGTGCTGTACCTGGAGGATAACGACATCGCAGCGGTGACCGAGGGGAAACTCTCCATCCACAGGCTGAACCGGCAGGCCGGTGACGACCCTGTGAGGGCAATCCAGACCCTGCAGATGGAGCTGCAACAGATCATGAAAG GAGACTTTGATGCCTTCATGCAGAAGGAGATCTTTGAGCAGCCGGAGTCAGTGTTCAACACTATGAGAGGCCGGATTTGTTCGGATTCCGACAAAG TGGTTCTCGGTGGGCTGAAGGACCATCTGAAAGAAATCAAGCGGTGCAGACGGTTAATCATGATTGGCTGTGGCACGAGCTTCCACGCGGCAGTGGGT ACCAGACagatcctggaggagctgacaGAGTTGCCCGTCATGGTGGAGCTGGCGAGCGACTTCCTGGACCGCAACACTCCCGTTTTCAGAGATGATGTTTGCTTCTTCATCAGCCAGTCAG GAGAGACAGCAGACACCCTGATGGCGCTGTGCTACTGCAAAGACCATGGCGCTCTCACAGTTGGTATAACCAACACTGTGGGCAGCTCCATTTGTAGAGAAACAGACTGTGGAGTCCACATCAATGCTGGGCCTGAGATAGGAGTGGCAAGCACCAAG gcCTACACCAGTCAGTTTGTGGCCCTCATCATGTTTGGTCTCATGATGAGTGAGGACAGGCTCTCCCTACAGAAGAGAAGACTGGAGATCATCGCTGGCCTCAGGGTGCTACCTG AGCTGATAAAGAAAGTGTTGACTCTGGATGATAAGATCAAGACCATTGCCAATGAGCTGTACGAGGAAAGGTCCCTTCTGGTCATGGGCCGTGGTTTCAACTATGCCACCTGCCTAGAGGGGGCGCTG AAAATCAAGGAGATCACGTACATGCACTCAGAAGGCATCCTGGCTGGGGAGCTGAAACACGGTCCTCTGGCGCTCATCGACAAAAACATGCCAGTCATCATGATCATGATGAGAGACGCCTGCTACATCAAGTGCCAGAATGCTCTGCAGCAAGTCACTGCCAGATCG GGTCGGCCCATCATCCTGTGTTGCCAAGACGACCCTGAGGTGACTAGGAATGCCTACAAGACGATTGAGCTGCCGCACACTGTGGACTGTCTGCAGGGCATCCTCTGCGTCATCCCCCTTCAGCTCCTGTCCTTCCACTTGGCCGTCCTGCGAGGATTTGAT GTTGA
- the gfpt2 gene encoding glutamine--fructose-6-phosphate aminotransferase [isomerizing] 2 isoform X2: MRSYTVKKDTLDLDAKLYTHFGIAHTRWATHGEPSAVNSHPHRSDKENEFVVIHNGIITNYKELKEYLIAKGYEFESETDTEVIPKLIKYVYDNRENDNVSFSTLVERVIPQLEGAFALVFKSRHFPGDAVSTRRGSPLLIGVRSEHELSTEQIPIQYNSGPLNEVVQERNSHNRPDCSDPIDSVGDGRAVEYYFASDASAIIEHTNKVLYLEDNDIAAVTEGKLSIHRLNRQAGDDPVRAIQTLQMELQQIMKGDFDAFMQKEIFEQPESVFNTMRGRICSDSDKVVLGGLKDHLKEIKRCRRLIMIGCGTSFHAAVGTRQILEELTELPVMVELASDFLDRNTPVFRDDVCFFISQSGETADTLMALCYCKDHGALTVGITNTVGSSICRETDCGVHINAGPEIGVASTKAYTSQFVALIMFGLMMSEDRLSLQKRRLEIIAGLRVLPELIKKVLTLDDKIKTIANELYEERSLLVMGRGFNYATCLEGALKIKEITYMHSEGILAGELKHGPLALIDKNMPVIMIMMRDACYIKCQNALQQVTARSGRPIILCCQDDPEVTRNAYKTIELPHTVDCLQGILCVIPLQLLSFHLAVLRGFDVDCPRNLAKSVTVQ; encoded by the exons ATGAGGAGCTACACAGTGA AAAAAGACACACTGGACCTGGACGCCAAGCTGTACACACACTTTGGCATCGCTCACACTCGCTGGGCCACGCACGGAGAGCCGAGTGCCGTGAACAGCCACCCTCATCGCTCTGACAAGGAGAATG AGTTTGTTGTCATCCACAATGGCATCATCACCAACTACAAAGAGCTGAAGGAGTACCTG ATCGCCAAAGGATATGAGTTTGAGTCAGAGACGGACACAGAGGTGATCCCAAAATTGATCAAATATGTTTACGACAACCGTGAGAACGACAACGTCTCTTTCTCCACGCTGGTTGAGAGAGTCATTCCGCAGCTG gAGGGGGCCTTCGCTCTGGTGTTTAAAAGCCGACATTTCCCTGGAGATGCTGTTTCCACCAg GAGAGGAAGTCCATTGCTCATTGGTGTGCGAAGTGAGCACGAGCTGTCGACCGAGCAGATCCCCATCCAGTACAACAGCG GTCCTCTAAATGAGGTAGTCCAGGAAAGGAACAGCCATAACCGTCCTGATTGCTCCGACCCCATCGACTCAGTGGGGGATGGGAGGGCTGTGGAGTATTACTTTGCCTCTGACGCCAG CGCCATCATTGAGCACACAAACAAGGTGCTGTACCTGGAGGATAACGACATCGCAGCGGTGACCGAGGGGAAACTCTCCATCCACAGGCTGAACCGGCAGGCCGGTGACGACCCTGTGAGGGCAATCCAGACCCTGCAGATGGAGCTGCAACAGATCATGAAAG GAGACTTTGATGCCTTCATGCAGAAGGAGATCTTTGAGCAGCCGGAGTCAGTGTTCAACACTATGAGAGGCCGGATTTGTTCGGATTCCGACAAAG TGGTTCTCGGTGGGCTGAAGGACCATCTGAAAGAAATCAAGCGGTGCAGACGGTTAATCATGATTGGCTGTGGCACGAGCTTCCACGCGGCAGTGGGT ACCAGACagatcctggaggagctgacaGAGTTGCCCGTCATGGTGGAGCTGGCGAGCGACTTCCTGGACCGCAACACTCCCGTTTTCAGAGATGATGTTTGCTTCTTCATCAGCCAGTCAG GAGAGACAGCAGACACCCTGATGGCGCTGTGCTACTGCAAAGACCATGGCGCTCTCACAGTTGGTATAACCAACACTGTGGGCAGCTCCATTTGTAGAGAAACAGACTGTGGAGTCCACATCAATGCTGGGCCTGAGATAGGAGTGGCAAGCACCAAG gcCTACACCAGTCAGTTTGTGGCCCTCATCATGTTTGGTCTCATGATGAGTGAGGACAGGCTCTCCCTACAGAAGAGAAGACTGGAGATCATCGCTGGCCTCAGGGTGCTACCTG AGCTGATAAAGAAAGTGTTGACTCTGGATGATAAGATCAAGACCATTGCCAATGAGCTGTACGAGGAAAGGTCCCTTCTGGTCATGGGCCGTGGTTTCAACTATGCCACCTGCCTAGAGGGGGCGCTG AAAATCAAGGAGATCACGTACATGCACTCAGAAGGCATCCTGGCTGGGGAGCTGAAACACGGTCCTCTGGCGCTCATCGACAAAAACATGCCAGTCATCATGATCATGATGAGAGACGCCTGCTACATCAAGTGCCAGAATGCTCTGCAGCAAGTCACTGCCAGATCG GGTCGGCCCATCATCCTGTGTTGCCAAGACGACCCTGAGGTGACTAGGAATGCCTACAAGACGATTGAGCTGCCGCACACTGTGGACTGTCTGCAGGGCATCCTCTGCGTCATCCCCCTTCAGCTCCTGTCCTTCCACTTGGCCGTCCTGCGAGGATTTGAT GTTGA